In Acropora palmata chromosome 7, jaAcrPala1.3, whole genome shotgun sequence, one genomic interval encodes:
- the LOC141886526 gene encoding uncharacterized protein LOC141886526, with amino-acid sequence MAAGSSGLPKILIMPSKLPGTPAPPTVLPAPSTASGIATVSSFNLDDNQKRWMVIGIGLNKVLLPPLRDVVAKEIPKHYTALQTAHKIDTQVYKNYLSKDGVSELNYGSINSNWDRWKRKKASYNYNVSSAEELAKLYLEPKMAKFTGFDNTCDLSAVLGILANATLFDTAIQGNAKDVRSKVRNEWGHCNFKHWTDVNFVMCFQVMETMIRSLRLAKAEEEKHIGDLHDWQTKGLKMCMGCPVDKDVMQLVTDEVANLEEELKNLKIINEDDAKKISNALQSFKDEADNYFKQIEEKQKELSDAISDNAGDISKNTKHLDGCDESISILEERQSHLEETVMSVKAKQSTFSSEVGALKIEQSQLDSRVRALEEKTVNAVAGSKIVQVPSRNSCFSGRRNELETIAAHSRNSKGGFIHSAICGLGGVGKTSLVVEFLCQHEEDYPGGIFWISGENNQVFQRTLNEVARQLGTFQNDFSVSLSNTLECLKRQKDFWCLVVDNLDELEMSPDMKKLLTGHWKHKAGGHIIITTRREVVEIGEDLGLEEEYCIELKCLTSDEGIQLLEMRTGKVTGDEEPARKLVRELGGLPLALDQAGAYIRCLKKPIKEYLKEYQEQRLRLLKKKKARNLVENTSSERLAVHTTWLMNFEHIADLSEELDLGHAPTLVMQICAFFGPDDIPYQLINQEIYKEDHSTMCDQAEVVSLLTKFSLFQRYSTNSFSVHRLVQEVIRSELRKETHSVSELDILSYAVRVLHFALEHALSPASVCQSFSEDAVFSLDNPPSLYLWSKLALHATYLQEHLCSLSEKQKVSLNSFLCKDEIIRIFSEAGVFFAVSQEKIKAQEMQTLKLDLLVNNNAAEDTTALPDYFLKIPLKDRECKIISHCMRQSPTECDSTDEVNASQMEKEKEVSHLRERGNLEVKHQRFTEALKLYSKAIDLSTGDYRLFSNRSLCYLKLGDPQKALEDCDKCLSLKSDFPKAFIRKAWALDELVKSGSTEWVKRVAQKKAMMALALHLDSSLLCDKKWSKMFQDEPGLTTREVTNESQLAFALMNTQACETLLLHEGEYNLSHFITFTDLQIVGLGQGAVLRVKKVFGISSRIYFENIALPKGSIGLVCSGKDVAIHMVHCDISGGSSSCEDYPECDGGPGCIAALLGKPTCDRSGKFGDASTKSGVAGFPGLCIENGSAQIENCLVHDCGGGGILVTGEGSQAQVRRCEVYKNHQAGLEAREGGKLVAMENRIFNSGFHGILIGPNAGECKIDGNKIFENAFEGIYAIRNESEIAICNNDIHHNRPFGISLDKDSRLLISTNKIFENGFWGILAKSRTSVVISENLIFNNKCGGICIGANYSGRVQLELNIVRDHSGPWLEYPDMKDSFPCDGFSPEPFFHLPPGEKQIYSHPPILSQNKTFNNKEGMNHPREVVGRIYNSCTFCRRSKDEVQHLLKCLKCHIATYCDKDCQSKHWPTHKALCRALKGRYSIKVMIHPVLGHEPGTQLMRIFGDHLKGIGTGPKPKRNSSKEFIVKIQTQTLNSHPLQMLSVYDKSLDLQCTIQSPEVFSVIQECGVLGAFNKFTSKKAFFWAMFVKGGEELTVFLDHLAPYQEW; translated from the exons ATGGCAGCTGGCTCAAGTGGGCTTCCAAAAATACTTATCATGCCTTCAAAACTGCCAGGAACACCAGCTCCGCCTACAGTTCTACCTGCTCCCTCCACTGCCTCTGGCATTGCTACAG tCAGTAGTTTTAACCTTGATGACAACCAGAAGAGATGGATGGTGATAGGAATTGGCTTAAATAAGGTTTTGTTACCACCTCTCCGTGATGTTGTGGCCAAAGAAATACCAAAACACTACACTGCATTGCAAACTGCACATAAGATTGACACACAAGTTTACAAGAATTATCTATCTAAAGATGGGGTGTCTGAGTTGAACTATGGCAGTATCAACAGTAACTGGGATCGctggaagaggaaaaaagcATCTTATAACTACAATGTCAGCTCTGCTGAAGAATTGGCAAAACTTTATCTTGAGCCTAAAATGGCAAAGTTTACAG gaTTCGACAACACTTGTGATTTGTCAGCAGTGTTAGGAATTCTTGCCAATGCCACCTTGTTTGACACTGCCATTCAAGGAAATGCCAAGGATGTTCGCTCTAAAGTGAGAAATGAATGGGGCCATTGTAACTTCAAACATTGGACAGATGTTAATTTTGTAATGTGCTTTCAAGTGATGGAGACAATGATTCGTTCTCTAAGACTTGCAAAAGCTGAGGAAGAAAAACACATTGGTGACCTTCATGACTGGCAGACCAAAG GTTTGAAAATGTGTATGGGCTGTCCAGTGGATAAAGATGTCATGCAACTTGTCACTGATGAGGTTGCAAATCTTGAAGAAGAACTGAAGAACCTGAAGATAATAAATGAGGATGATGCCAAGAAGATAAGCAATGCCCTTCAGAGCTTCAAAGACGAGgctgataattattttaaacaaattgaagaaaagcaaaaggaATTGTCAGATGCCATTTCAGACAATGCAGGTGACATAAGTAAAAATACTAAGCACCTAGATGGTTGTGATGAGAGCAtttctattttagaagaaagGCAGAGTCATCTGGAGGAAACGGTAATGTCTGTTAAGGCAAAACAGAGTACTTTTTCTTCAGAAGTTGGGGctttgaaaattgaacaatCCCAATTAGACTCTAGAGTTAGGGCACTGGAGGAGAAAACTGTAAATGCTGTTGCAGGTAGCAAAATTGTTCAAGTACCTAGTCGAAATTCTTGCTTCAGTGGTCGCCGTAATGAGTTAGAAACCATTGCGGCACATTCTAGAAATTCCAAAGGGGGTTTCATTCATTCAGCCATTTGTGGGCTTGGTGGGGTCGGCAAAACCTCTCTTGTTGTAGAATTTCTATGCCAACATGAGGAAGATTACCCAGGTGGCATCTTTTGGATTTCGGGTGAAAATAatcaagtttttcaaaggaCTCTTAATGAAGTTGCCCGACAATTAggaacttttcaaaatgatttttctgtCTCACTGTCAAACACTCTTGAATGTCTAAAGAGGCAGAAAGATTTCTGGTGCTTGGTTGTGGATAATCTTGACGAACTGGAAATGTCACCTGAtatgaaaaaactgctcaCTGGTCACTGGAAACACAAGGCAGGTGGTCATATTATTATAACGACAAGGAGAGAGGTCGTTGAGATAGGGGAAGACTTGGGACTTGAAGAAGAATATTGCATTGAATTGAAGTGCTTGACATCAGATGAAGGCATTCAGCTTTTAGAAATGCGAACTGGAAAGGTAACAGGTGATGAGGAACCTGCTCGTAAGCTGGTTCGTGAGCTTGGAGGACTTCCCCTGGCTCTTGATCAAGCCGGAGCCTATATTCGGTGCCTCAAGAAACCTATAAAAGAGTACCTAAAGGAATATCAAGAACAAAGATTGcgtcttttgaaaaaaaagaaagcccGAAATCTCGTTGAAAATACCTCGAGCGAACGGTTGGCTGTCCATACTACATGGTTGATGAATTTCGAACACATAGCTGACTTATCTGAGGAGCTGGATCTTGGACACGCACCCACACTTGTAATGCAGATTTGTGCTTTTTTTGGACCAGATGACATTCCCTACCAATTGATCAACCAGGAAATATACAAGGAGGACCATTCTACAATGTGTGACCAAGCTGAGGTGGTGTCCCTCCTCACTAAATTTTCCCTCTTTCAAAGGTACTCAACAAATTCATTCAGTGTTCACCGTCTCGTGCAAGAAGTAATCCGTTCCGAACTGAGGAAAGAAACACACTCTGTTTCTGAGTTGGACATTCTTTCTTATGCTGTTAGAGTTCTTCACTTTGCATTAGAACATGCACTTTCACCTGCTTCAGTTTGCCAGAGCTTTTCTGAAGATGCTGTTTTCAGTCTGGACAATCCTCCATCGTTGTATCTATGGAGTAAACTGGCCTTGCATGCCACTTACTTACAAGAGCATTTGTGCAGCCtttcagaaaaacaaaaagtttccCTTAATTCTTTCCTGTGTAAAGATGAAATCATCAGAATTTTTAGTGAAGCAGGGGTATTCTTCGCAGTTTCCcaagagaaaatcaaagccCAAGAGATGCAGACATTGAAACTGGACTTGCTTGTGAACAATAATGCAGCTGAAGATACTACCGCTCTTCCTGActattttcttaaaattccATTGAAAGACAGGGAGTGCAAGATTATTTCTCACTGTATGCGGCAATCTCCAACAGAATGTGATTCCACAGATGAGGTAAATGCTTCTCAAATGGAAAAGGAGAAGGAAGTAAGCCATCTCAGAGAACGAGGAAATCTAGAAGTTAAACATCAGAGGTTTACTGAGGCATTAAAACTGTATTCAAAAGCTATTGATTTGTCAACTGGGGACTATCGACTCTTCTCCAACAGATCTCTCTGTTATTTAAAACTTGGGGATCCTCAGAAAGCTCTGGAAGACTGTGATAAGTGCCTTTCTTTAAAGTCTGACTTCCCCAAGGCATTCATACGAAAGGCGTGGGCTCTGGATGAACTTGTGAAAAGTGGGTCAACTGAGTGGGTCAAGCGAGTGGCacaaaagaaagcaatgatGGCATTGGCACTTCACCTGGACTCCAGTCTTTTGTGTGACAAAAAGTGGTCCAAAATGTTTCAAGATGAACCAGGGCTCACAACCCGAGAGGTGACCAATGAAAGTCAATTGGCCTTTGCTTTGATGAACACCCAAGCTTGTGAAACTCTTTTACTGCATGAAGGAGAGTACAATTTAAGCCATTTCATCACATTTACCGACCTTCAGATTGTTGGATTAGGACAGGGAGCTGTCTTGAGGGTGAAAAAAGTATTTGGAATTTCTAGTAGGATCTATTTTGAGAACATTGCTTTACCAAAAGGTAGTATTGGACTGGTTTGCAGTGGTAAAGATGTGGCAATTCACATGGTTCACTGTGACATATCTGGTGGATCCTCCAGTTGTGAGGACTATCCAGAATGTGATGGTGGACCTGGGTGTATAGCAGCCCTTTTAGGAAAACCAACATGCGATCGAAGTGGTAAATTTGGTGACGCATCAACAAAATCTGGTGTTGCAGGTTTTCCTGGACTTTGTATAGAAAATGGTTCTGCACAAATTGAAAACTGTTTGGTTCATGACTGTGGTGGTGGAGGCATTTTGGTTACTGGTGAAGGGTCACAGGCACAGGTTAGAAGATGTGAAGTCTACAAGAACCACCAAGCTGGTTTAGAAGCCAGAGAAGGAGGAAAACTTGTTGCAATGGAAAATAGGATATTCAACAGTGGTTTTCATGGCATTCTAATCGGCCCAAATGCTGGAGAATGCAAAATCGATGGCAACAAAATCTTTGAAAATGCATTCGAGGGCATCTATGCCATTCGTAATGAGAGCGAAATAGCCATATGCAACAATGACATTCATCACAATAGACCCTTTGGTATTTCTCTTGATAAGGACTCCCGTCTTTTGATCTCTAcgaacaaaatatttgaaaatggaTTTTGGGGTATTCTGGCTAAATCACGGACATCGGtagtcatttcagaaaatttaATCTTTAATAACAAATGTGGTGGTATTTGTATTGGTGCAAATTATTCAGGCCGTGTCCAATTGGAATTAAACATCGTGCGTGATCACAGTGGTCCATGGCTTGAATATCCTGACATGAAAGACAGTTTTCCTTGCGATGGTTTTTCACCCGAGCCTTTTTTTCATCTTCCACCTGGTGAAAAGCAGATTTACAGTCACCCTCCAATTCTAAGCCAAAACAAGACATTTAACAACAAAGAAGGAATGAACCACCCTAGGGAGGTTGTTGGACGAATTTACAACAGTTGTACATTCTGTCGTCGTTCAAAAGATGAAGTGCAACACCTTTTAAAATGCCTAAAGTGTCACATTGCAACTTACTGTGACAAAGATTGTCAGAGTAAACACTGGCCCACACACAAGGCATTGTGTAGAGCATTGAAAGGCCGTTATTCCATCAAAGTTATGATACATCCTGTTCTAGGCCATGAGCCAGGAACTCAGTTAATGCGGATATTTGGAGATCATTTAAAAGGGATTGGAACAGGTCCTAAACCCAAGCGCAACAGCAGCAAGGAGTTCATCGTGAAAATTCAAACCCAAACTCTGAACAGCCACCCACTACAGATGCTTAGTGTTTATGATAAAAGCCTGGATCTTCAATGCACCATTCAAAGCCCAGAAGTTTTCAGTGTGATACAGGAATGTGGTGTCCTTGGGGCTTTCAACAAATTCACCAGCaaaaaggcttttttctgGGCAATGTTTGTGAAAGGTGGAGAGGAACTGACAGTTTTTCTTGACCATCTGGCTCCTTATCAAGAGTGGTGA
- the LOC141886534 gene encoding uncharacterized protein LOC141886534 yields MNFLNPSALNLSAYCLENYGTIENLQRKAKSGEITAQVDLGLAYSEGLGKELPKDTDKAIGWLNTAVERGYELPFALAKLGELLDWKGTIKHRRKAYEMYQRAARLGCTSSQINLAEMYRCGVEGVVNEDLSEAFEWYKKAAGEDPSNSCRPDLEGVEKLLAGTMKRVETAMGDEQKKSALKFLYKYYLAGDCPEGRPQPTKAIYYLTRTAELGDTEAQLKLGQVYLHGSCEQLKDVARAKRWLEKAASNGDVKAKELLQQCEQLNVTQPSASDVGKEALTQSCSIMAEKLKGRCEIHPFAILQPVGFSEEMLNEFSWSPTARIYLKAFKLVKEGFEILYKSNFTDERGISLIAYGFLSENSILQAFPLNSLVITKVFHLCEVTLKKNPRFFEGLVISFAFQETERKISITSHEVDVKRMMSLKNMIHFIQNAEPESPPTEDPFKFDECYASWLHILFFLLGSFYIIVDQFKDAAEAFENSLKCCPSYFPAKRGLGYCLRNMYALTVPCQVRTNSEGESTHVLLEEPYTLKRNVSKYSLWTKEQLFDGAERTLKEFLAEAPCCWKTYPNACYYLAQLALLTKNMVGFKKSYELGQDAEEKRLPFFNPVNLPLKDLMTPIYQLFAYVKQPVMCGNRLCTKNVKENKLLTCSSCGKQKYCGKECQTADWKNHKAACRASGESKRKETVKKT; encoded by the exons ATGAATTTCCTTAACCCCAGTGCCCTAAATTTATCAGCTTACTGCCTGGAAAATTATGGTacaattgaaaatttacaaCGTAAAGCCAAAAGTGGTGAAATTACCGCTCAAGTAGATTTGGGACTGGCATATTCAGAGGGCCTTGGCAAGGAGTTGCCCAAAGACACAGATAAGGCAATAGGGTGGCTAAACACCGCTGTTGAACGAGGCTATGAATTACCTTTTGCCCTCGCGAAACTTGGAGAATTACTGGATTGGAAAGGGACAATCAAACATCGGCGAAAGGCGTACGAGATGTACCAGAGGGCGGCAAGACTTGGTTGTACCTCATCACAGATTAATCTCGCTGAAATGTATCGCTGTGGTGTGGAAGGAGTTGTAAACGAAGATCTCAGTGAAGCATTTGAATGGTACAAAAAAGCGGCTGGTGAAGACCCGTCAAATAGTTGCAGACCAGATTTGGAAGGAGTTGAAAAACTGTTGGCTGGAACGATGAAACGAGTAGAAACCGCCATGGGTGATGAACAGAAGAAATcggcattaaaatttttgtataAGTACTATCTCGCAGGGGATTGTCCCGAGGGACGACCACAGCCAACCAAGGCTATTTATTATTTGACCAGAACAGCCGAACTTGGTGACACTGAAGCACAATTGAAACTTGGTCAAGTGTACTTGCATGGAAGCTGTGAGCAATTAAAAGATGTTGCAAGGGCTAAGAGATGGCTAGAAAAAGCAGCTAGCAATGGGGATGTAAAGGCTAAAGAG CTTCTTCAGCAATGTGAACAATTGAATGTGACACAACCATCTGCCTCAGATGTAGGAAAGGAAGCCCTGACGCAATCATGTAGCATCATGGCAGAGAAATTGAAGGGGAGATGTGAAATACATCCATTTGCAATTTTGCAACCTGTCGGATTCTCAGAAGAAATGCTCAATGAGTTCAGTTGGTCTCCAACAGCAAGAATCTACTTGAAAGCTTTCAAACTTGTTAAAGAAGGCTTTGAAATTCTTTATAAGAGCAACTTCACTGATGAAAGAGGAATTTCTCTCATAGCATATGGTTTTTTGTCAGAGAATTCTATATTGCAAGCATTTCCTTTGAACAGTTTAGTGATAACAAAGGTATTTCACCTTTGTGAAGTCacgttgaaaaaaaatccacGATTCTTTGAGGGTCTTGTGATATCTTTTGCTTTCCAAGAAACTGAGAGAAAAATATCCATTACAAGCCATGAGGTTGACGTCAAAAGGATGATGAGTTTGAAAAACATGATTCATTTTATCCAAAATGCCGAACCAGAAAGCCCCCCTACTGAAGATCCTTTCAAGTTTGATGAATGTTACGCCAGCTGGcttcacattttgttttttcttcttggtaGCTTCTACATAATTGTAGATCAATTTAAGGATGCAGCTGAAGCTTTTGAGAATTCCTTAAAGTGCTGCCCATCTTACTTTCCAGCCAAGAGAGGACTAGGGTACTGCTTGCGAAATATGTATGCTTTGACAGTGCCCTGCCAAGTGAGAACTAACAGTGAAGGTGAATCAACACATGTACTACTTGAAGAACCATATACACTTAAAAGAAACGTTTCCAAATATAGTCTTTGGACAAAGGAACAGTTGTTTGATGGTGCTGAGAGGACATTAAAAGAATTCCTGGCTGAGGCACCATGTTGTTGGAAAACATACCCAAATGCTTGTTACTACCTTGCACAACTTGCCTTGTTGACCAAGAACATGGTTGGATTTAAAAAGAGTTATGAACTTGGACAAGATGCAGAAGAAAAGAGACTCCCATTCTTTAATCCAGTTAATCTCCCATTGAAAGATCTTATGACTCCTATCTACCAATTATTTGCTTATGTTAAACAACCTGTCATGTGTGGTAACAGATTGTGTACCAAGaatgtcaaagaaaacaagttgTTAACATGTTCCTCCtgtggaaaacaaaagtactGTGGCAA GGAGTGTCAAACTGCAGACTGGAAAAATCACAAAGCTGCTTGCCGTGCATCAGGggaaagtaaaagaaaagagacaGTTAAGAAGACCTAA
- the LOC141886532 gene encoding uncharacterized protein LOC141886532: MADSVTCDLSTNRGEVVLNLQKFQIQPMDTLNAEHLQLLILTANPNPENQSTENTSSLPYSNNSSQLTVTVPSPNDVVATVVTDATAIVSEDATMFLQESVANATVSESVSATVDSSSKNVGSEKQFKCEQCEKTFSGSSSLIRHIKTHSNEKPFSCDQCSKVFSRLSSLKRHQGSHAAERPFKCTVCGWTFLQNSDLKIHERTHTGEKPFACDRCEQAFGCKKRLRAHYRKHTGEKPYKCPQCEKSFSMRKNVIQHLRIHTGERPFTCEVCKKTYRHQHTLKKHKQLHTVRCTSSLTSETGNTEEAVVWPRKKRKSTTTKSAKNSDAPHSKKKTSKKMLNEPSEQDQPEGNFSKIEDNKGTSSAPNEEKKAIADEDNSTVTTSNEKAGETDDIQEQTVDTLNEPRLDLSGNPGTSNDCDQPMDSSAFAKAAYVSRSEVTDGSTVTLQELVRAVAVMGEDQASLSGNDAYKCPQCGKCLSGPSSFSRHMKTHNKEKPYKCVPCNKMFSRLSSLKRHQGAHAQERPFKCTVCGWTFLQNSDLKIHERTHTGEKPFACDRCEQTFGCKKRLRAHYRKHTGEKPYKCPQCEKSFSMKKNVIQHLRIHTGERPFTCWVCKKAFRHQHTLKKHIRLHADKNEALDQCIQKIKDQQPNSKEQVNEAESMAVEIVVMEKGEAKAQPENENKTYKKLEEAGGKGSSQVAVGNESNASVMEKKTGNAAEKESRAEEIEAKIVAEEATTRKEMEGRQQRDDCEFEIGFEQRNEEEVKEVERMVGPCQDTERKKDGEETEQIVAVAQIERMSEQDQREEVLKSAGVERNE; this comes from the exons atggcggACAGTGTTACGTGTGACTTGAGTACAAACAG AGGTGAAGTTGTGCTTAATCTTCAGAAGTTTCAGATACAACCAATGGACACCCTCAATGCAGAACATTTGCAGTTGCTGATCTTGACTGCTAACCCTAATCCAGAAAACCAAAGTACTGAGAACACCTCATCTTTGCCTTACTCTAATAATTCTTCTCAATTGACTGTCACGGTACCATCTCCTAATGATGTGGTGGCAACAGTGGTCACTGATGCCACTGCAATAGTTTCCGAAGATGCCACCATGTTTTTACAAGAAAGTGTGGCCAATGCCACTGTGTCGGAGTCAGTTTCTGCTACTGTAGACAGTTCATCTAAAAATGTGGGGAGTGAGAAGCAATTTAAATGTGAACAATGTGAAAAGACCTTCTCTGGATCATCAAGCCTCATTCGGCACATCAAAACTCATAGTAATGAAAAGCCATTCAGTTGCGACCAATGCAGCAAGGTGTTTTCACGACTGTCGAGTTTGAAGAGACACCAGGGCTCCCATGCAGCTGAGAGGCCATTCAAGTGCACAGTGTGTGGCTGGACATTTCTGCAGAATTCAGATTTGAAGATACACGAAAGGACTCACACAGGAGAAAAACCATTTGCATGTGACCGCTGTGAACAAGCTTTTGGATGCAAGAAGCGACTGAGAGCTCACTACAGAAAGCACACAGGTGAAAAACCCTACAAGTGTCCGCAATGTGAGAAGAGCTTCTCCATGAGGAAAAATGTTATCCAGCACCTTAGAATCCACACAGGCGAGAGACCGTTTACATGCGAAGTGTGTAAGAAGACGTATCGTCATCAGCATACTCTCAAGAAACACAAACAGCTCCATACCGTTAGGTGCACTTCTTCATTGACAAG tgAAACAGGGAATACTGAGGAAGCCGTTGTTTGGCCTcgtaagaaaagaaaatctaCAACGACAAAGAGTGCTAAAAACTCTGATGCCCCCCACAG CAAGAAGAAGACCAGCAAAAAGATGCTTAATGAACCCAGTGAGCAAGATCAGCCAGAAGGCAACTTTTC gaaaatagaAGACAACAAAGGAACGTCTTCGGCTccaaatgaagagaaaaaggcCATTGCAGACGAGGATAATTCAACAGTGACAACGAG TAACGAGAAGGCTGGTGAAACGGATGACATTCAGGAACAAACAGTGGACACGTTAAACGAGCCACGTTTGGATTTGTCAGGTAATCCCGGCACTAGTAACGATTGTGACCAACCGATGGATTCCAGTGCATTCGCTAAAGCTGCTTATGTCAGTAGATCCGAAGTAACAGACGGTAGTACAGTTACTTTGCAAGAACTCGTTCGCGCTGTCGCTGTGATGGGTGAGGACCAAGCTTCGTTGTCTGGGAATGACGCATACAAGTGCCCTCAGTGTGGCAAGTGTCTCTCCGGGCCTTCAAGCTTTAGCCGTCATATGAAAACccacaacaaagaaaagccGTATAAGTGCGTTCCGTGCAACAAGATGTTTTCAAGGCTGTCCAGTTTGAAGAGACACCAAGGTGCACATGCACAAGAGCGACCATTCAAGTGTACGGTGTGTGGGTGGACATTTCTTCAGAATTCAGATTTGAAGATACACGAGAGAACTCACACAGGGGAAAAGCCATTTGCTTGTGACCGCTGTGAACAGACGTTTGGCTGCAAAAAGCGTCTGAGGGCTCACTACAGAAAACACACAGGTGAAAAACCCTACAAGTGTCCGCAATGCGAGAAGAGCTTTTccatgaagaaaaatgttatCCAACATCTAAGAATCCATACTGGTGAAAGACCGTTCACATGCTGGGTTTGTAAGAAGGCATTCCGTCACCAACACACGTTGAAAAAACACATTCGACTCCACGCAGATAAAAACGAAGCTCTGGATCAATGCATTCAGAAAATCAAAGACCAACAGCCGAATTCAAAGGAACAAGTGAACGAGGCGGAGTCGATGGCAGTGGAGATAGTAGTGATGGAGAAAGGTGAAGCAAAGGCGCAGccagagaatgaaaacaaaacgtacAAAAAATTGGAAGAAGCGGGAGGGAAGGGTTCTTCACAAGTGGCGGTAGGAAACGAATCGAACGCTTCTGTAATGGAGAAGAAAACAGGAAACGCAGCGGAAAAAGAGAGCAGAgctgaagaaattgaagcGAAGATTGTGGCAGAGGAAGCTACAACGAGAAAGGAAATGGAAGGGAGGCAACAAAGGGATGATTGCGAATTTGAAATTGGGTTTGAGCAAAGGAACGAAGAAGAGGTAAAAGAGGTGGAAAGAATGGTAGGTCCTTGTCAAGAtacagagagaaaaaaagatggAGAGGAAACAGAGCAAATAGTCGCCGTTGCACAGATTGAACGGATGTCTGAACAAGATCAGAGGGAAGAAGTATTGAAAAGCGCTGGTGTGGAAAGAAACGAATAG